A DNA window from Hordeum vulgare subsp. vulgare chromosome 1H, MorexV3_pseudomolecules_assembly, whole genome shotgun sequence contains the following coding sequences:
- the LOC123412113 gene encoding uncharacterized protein LOC123412113, with product MPLPSMVLQLPRLGRGAGVTAAPTSKVRLGNLNYLGCRCRRRSASSSSRSSRWFSSNAENPGPGTREDTRTSGRRWWSDDQFDVDEEEEEFDSDGSFGSAREIFDEPWFTKVFRVYGYVLPVLLASMLVTTGPQAFLMAMAIPLAQSVLSFAISKIGSFGRRRRDEEEYDDDGYYSDYGSGGWEAEEHYSSNSSSKYRGGESSTSSSSSRYRQHQQESDSEPTVESGDVNSTTGTATRSESRNIGFGGWDELEEGDDNRRSSRWRARASPADTAAAGGAVRTSRPPATRRRRSRGAAAARYGQAPLPMRLLIALFPFLGSWFRIML from the exons ATGCCGCTGCCGTCGATGGTGCTGCAGTTGCCACGGCTGGGCCGAGGCGCCGGAGTAACGGCGGCGCCTACATCCAAAGTCAGACTCGGCAACCTCAACTACCTTGGGTGCCGCTGCAGGCGGCGCTCCGCCTCGTCCAGCAGCAGAAGCAGCAGATGGTTCTCCTCCAACGCCGAGAATCCCGGCCCCGGCACCAGAGAAGATACCAGGACTAGTGGTAGGAGGTGGTGGTCCGACGACCAATTcgacgtcgacgaggaggaggaggaattcGATAGCGACGGCTCGTTTGGTTCTGCAAGGGAGATATTCGACGAGCCATGGTTTACCAAG GTGTTCAGGGTGTACGGGTATGTGCTCCCGGTGCTACTGGCGTCCATGCTGGTGACAACGGGGCCACAGGCTTTCCTCATGGCCATGGCCATCCCGCTCGCCCAGTCCGTTCTCTCCTTCGCCATTTCCAAGATTGGTTCATTTGGCCGGCGCCGCCGTGACGAAGAAGAGTATGACGACGATGGTTATTATTCCGATTATGGTAGCGGCGGCTGGGAAGCTGAAGAACATTATAGCAGCAACTCTTCCTCGAAGTACAGAGGAGGAGAGAGCAGcactagtagcagtagcagcaggtaCCGGCAGCACCAACAGGAGTCTGATTCAGAACCAACGGTAGAATCAGGTGATGTTAACAGTACGACGGGCACCGCAACTAGAAGTGAAAGTCGCAATATCGGTTTTGGAGGATGGGACGAGCTGGAAGAAGGCGACGACAACCGCCGCAGCAGCAGATGGCGTGCACGAGCGTCGCCGGCGGATACTGCTGCCGCTGGTGGTGCAGTGAGAACGAGTAGACCACCTGCaactagaaggagaagaagcagaggagCTGCAGCTGCAAGGTACGGGCAGGCGCCCCTGCCGATGCGCTTGCTCATCGCGCTCTTCCCATTCCTGGGTTCATGGTTCAGAATTATGCTCTAA